In the Candidatus Syntrophosphaera sp. genome, one interval contains:
- the ftsA gene encoding cell division protein FtsA encodes MKHNLITALDVGSSNIRCLLAKSAGGKLEILGLSEVPSAGIEKGIVKDIQAVSDCVRKALREVESSSGAKAANIFTNITGEHIRTHVGDGRISIPTTSPNEPGEIDQEHVDQVIADARNSVKIRQGFERAQILHGIPQGYVIDGQDDIRNPVRMIGFHLITKVYTIFADITPLRNLGKAIELAGYDIDPDNFVLNHIAIANAVLSEDERRLGTILVDIGGGTCDISLFHRDVLEKVLVVPMAGSAITEDLAIGLKTTIANAEYIKTQFGVALASSVDPQVEIDVEGISGREGTRKTQYLVSHVIQHRVEEMLSLCYDRLKNHYTPELVTAGIVLTGGSANLGMIDAVAENAFNLPVKVATPDLGSLTGTSGRLEDPAFVTAVGLLLHAASLDREFKAPGFRLGNLDTGKFKDKFKKIIKDFTT; translated from the coding sequence ATGAAGCACAACCTCATCACCGCCCTCGACGTCGGCTCCTCCAATATCCGCTGCCTGCTGGCCAAAAGCGCCGGCGGCAAGCTGGAGATCCTGGGCCTTTCCGAAGTTCCCTCCGCTGGCATCGAAAAAGGCATCGTCAAGGACATCCAGGCCGTCTCTGATTGCGTCCGCAAGGCCCTCCGCGAGGTGGAAAGCTCCTCCGGGGCCAAGGCCGCCAACATTTTCACCAACATCACCGGAGAACACATCCGCACCCACGTCGGCGACGGGCGCATCTCCATTCCCACCACCAGCCCCAACGAGCCGGGCGAGATCGACCAGGAACACGTGGACCAGGTGATCGCCGACGCCCGCAACAGCGTCAAGATCCGCCAGGGCTTCGAACGCGCCCAGATCCTGCACGGCATTCCCCAGGGCTATGTCATCGACGGCCAGGACGACATCCGCAATCCAGTGCGCATGATCGGCTTCCACCTCATCACCAAGGTCTACACCATCTTCGCGGACATCACGCCCCTGCGCAATCTGGGCAAGGCGATCGAGCTGGCCGGCTACGACATCGATCCGGATAATTTCGTCCTCAACCACATCGCCATCGCCAACGCCGTACTCAGCGAGGATGAAAGGCGCCTGGGCACCATCCTGGTCGACATCGGCGGCGGCACCTGCGACATCAGCCTCTTCCACCGCGACGTTTTGGAAAAGGTCTTGGTGGTCCCCATGGCCGGTTCCGCGATCACGGAAGACCTCGCCATCGGGCTCAAGACCACGATCGCCAACGCCGAATACATCAAGACCCAGTTTGGGGTTGCCCTGGCCAGCAGCGTCGATCCCCAGGTCGAGATCGATGTGGAAGGCATCAGCGGCCGCGAGGGCACCCGCAAGACCCAATACCTCGTCAGCCACGTGATCCAGCACCGCGTCGAGGAAATGCTCTCCCTCTGCTATGACCGCCTGAAGAACCATTACACCCCGGAACTGGTCACCGCGGGCATCGTCCTCACCGGCGGCAGCGCCAACCTGGGCATGATCGACGCTGTGGCCGAAAACGCCTTCAATCTGCCCGTGAAAGTGGCGACGCCCGATCTCGGCAGCCTCACCGGCACCAGCGGAAGGCTGGAAGACCCGGCTTTCGTTACCGCCGTCGGGCTTCTCCTCCACGCCGCCTCGCTGGACCGCGAGTTCAAGGCCCCGGGCTTCAGGCTCGGCAATCTGGATACGGGCAAATTCAAAGATAAATTCAAAAAAATAATCAAGGACTTTACGACTTAA
- a CDS encoding FtsQ-type POTRA domain-containing protein: MTIHDNKVETKQRSRKRRGSSRYYLYFLLILVALAGLGFGTYHLLSNVPWFNLKTVQISGNAAVPDSLIRSAAIPCLGQNLLAIPKGEIAGQVGAIARVKSVKVTPRLFSTLRVRIQERKGCLYLKSLEGDLFPVDEEGIVLEQYGAVYNENLPILTVLLNNSALMPGEKPANTSLGRVLAVHRQIAREAADFLPNISEYYTIDNTVYIIDARDGIRLIPSTKNLARQFGRYEFVRENGNVAANSILDLRFENQVVVKAGS, translated from the coding sequence ATGACTATACACGACAACAAGGTAGAGACAAAACAGCGTTCCCGCAAGCGCCGGGGCAGCAGCCGCTATTACCTCTATTTCCTGCTGATCCTCGTCGCTCTGGCCGGTTTGGGCTTTGGGACCTACCATCTGTTGTCGAACGTTCCCTGGTTCAACCTCAAGACAGTCCAGATCTCCGGCAACGCCGCGGTGCCCGACAGCCTGATCCGGTCAGCCGCCATACCCTGTCTGGGGCAGAATCTGCTGGCCATCCCCAAAGGCGAGATTGCTGGGCAAGTCGGCGCGATCGCGAGAGTGAAAAGCGTGAAGGTCACCCCCCGCCTGTTTAGCACCCTGCGCGTCCGGATCCAGGAACGCAAGGGCTGCCTCTACCTGAAAAGCCTCGAGGGCGACCTCTTCCCCGTTGATGAGGAGGGGATCGTTCTGGAGCAGTATGGAGCGGTCTACAATGAGAATTTGCCCATCCTGACCGTACTTTTGAACAACTCTGCCCTGATGCCGGGGGAAAAGCCTGCCAACACCTCTCTGGGCCGCGTTTTGGCCGTCCACAGGCAGATCGCCAGGGAAGCGGCGGATTTCCTGCCCAACATATCCGAGTATTACACGATCGACAACACGGTCTACATCATAGACGCCCGCGACGGCATCCGCCTCATCCCCAGCACGAAAAACCTGGCCCGGCAGTTCGGCCGCTATGAGTTCGTGCGCGAGAACGGCAACGTGGCAGCCAATTCCATCCTGGACCTGCGCTTTGAAAACCAGGTCGTGGTCAAGGCGGGGAGCTGA
- the murC gene encoding UDP-N-acetylmuramate--L-alanine ligase, which translates to MLGKTKKIHFIGIGGIGMSGIAEFLHNQGLEISGSDMKKTDLTRHLEEIGIKVDEGHDPNLVKDVDVVVKSSAVKDDNPEIQAAKALKIPVIRRAEMLAEITRMSFSIGISGTHGKTTSTSMTGLVLEAAGLDPTIIVGGKVKNYGSNNVMGSGKYIVVEADEYDHSFLSLTPCIAGITNIDTDHLDCYRNLDDIKGAFTEYANKVPFFGSVIACLDDPGVQSILPNVHKKIFTYGFSRQADIQAQNVKMKDFVAEYDVHYKGYNLGHIVMQVTGRHNIQNSLLAVGIGLELDIPFKHIHAGLEQYSGVYRRFELKGTAAGITVYDDYAHHPTEIIATLEGFKDSTKRRIIALFQPHLYSRTRDFHQQFGNAFFSCDCLILAPIYPAREAPIPGVSSKLIADAAIQSGHHQVVLIEDKREIVAKTLAILKPDDILVTMGAGNVWQYGEEILAELQKSVDKNSKAKKLSNLET; encoded by the coding sequence ATGCTTGGGAAAACTAAGAAGATACATTTCATCGGCATAGGCGGCATAGGCATGAGCGGCATCGCCGAATTCCTGCACAACCAGGGTCTGGAGATCAGCGGATCGGACATGAAGAAGACCGATCTCACCCGCCATCTCGAAGAGATCGGAATCAAGGTGGACGAAGGCCACGACCCCAATCTGGTGAAAGACGTGGACGTGGTGGTCAAATCCTCCGCTGTGAAAGACGACAATCCCGAGATCCAGGCCGCCAAAGCCCTGAAAATACCCGTTATCAGACGGGCGGAAATGCTGGCGGAGATCACCCGCATGAGCTTCAGCATCGGCATTTCCGGCACCCACGGCAAAACGACCAGCACCTCCATGACCGGCCTCGTGCTGGAGGCCGCCGGGCTCGACCCCACCATCATCGTGGGCGGAAAGGTGAAAAACTACGGCTCCAACAACGTCATGGGCTCCGGCAAATACATCGTCGTGGAAGCCGACGAATATGACCATTCCTTCCTCTCCCTCACCCCCTGCATCGCCGGGATCACCAACATCGACACCGACCACCTTGACTGCTACCGCAATCTGGACGACATCAAAGGCGCTTTCACGGAATACGCCAACAAGGTGCCCTTTTTCGGCAGCGTCATCGCCTGCCTCGACGATCCCGGGGTCCAGTCCATCCTGCCCAACGTGCACAAAAAGATCTTCACCTACGGCTTTTCGCGCCAGGCTGACATCCAGGCCCAGAACGTGAAAATGAAGGATTTCGTCGCCGAATACGACGTCCATTACAAGGGCTACAACCTCGGCCACATTGTGATGCAGGTCACCGGCCGCCACAACATCCAAAACTCGCTCCTGGCCGTGGGAATCGGGCTCGAGCTGGACATCCCCTTCAAACACATCCATGCCGGACTCGAGCAATACAGCGGGGTCTACCGCAGGTTTGAGCTCAAGGGTACAGCCGCCGGGATCACCGTCTATGACGATTACGCCCACCATCCCACCGAGATCATTGCCACCCTGGAAGGCTTCAAGGACAGCACCAAACGCCGCATCATCGCGCTCTTCCAGCCCCATCTCTATTCCCGCACGAGGGATTTCCACCAGCAGTTCGGAAACGCCTTCTTCTCCTGCGACTGCCTGATCCTGGCGCCCATCTATCCGGCCCGCGAAGCGCCCATTCCCGGAGTCAGTTCCAAGCTGATCGCCGACGCCGCCATCCAGTCCGGGCACCACCAGGTCGTACTGATCGAAGACAAGCGCGAAATAGTGGCAAAAACATTGGCTATCTTAAAGCCAGATGACATTTTAGTGACGATGGGCGCGGGCAACGTATGGCAGTATGGCGAAGAAATACTGGCCGAGTTGCAGAAATCTGTTGACAAAAACAGTAAAGCAAAAAAACTTAGTAACTTAGAGACCTGA
- the murG gene encoding undecaprenyldiphospho-muramoylpentapeptide beta-N-acetylglucosaminyltransferase: MKTVPAARRFVIGCGGTGGHIYPGIALARELSLKGAEILFIGNRKGMEDSLVRNEGFDFSGIRVQKLYRSLSLSNLLFPFLLLSSTLSSLRIMRQFRPDGVICTGGFVSGPVALAAIILRLPLYFHESNSFPGLTTRWLAKYTRITFISFAKTAQRLRKTKTLNLGIPLAERKTAEEVTDPSKLGLDPAKPILLVTGGSQGSQAINAAVAGALPQILANGLQLIWQTGKSCYKEYSGKFSNQPGVFLFDFSPLLASYYKLAKLALTRAGAMTLSELETNRLPAILVPLPSAAENHQYYNALVQQERGLAILLKQSDLTPQNLLDAIHGILEKHAGYIFRLGQLAPNTASSDITRAILNDLDKENNHAWEN; encoded by the coding sequence GTGAAAACCGTCCCGGCAGCCCGGCGCTTCGTGATCGGCTGTGGCGGAACCGGCGGACACATCTATCCCGGCATCGCTTTGGCCAGGGAACTCAGCCTAAAGGGCGCGGAGATCCTGTTCATCGGCAATCGCAAGGGCATGGAAGATTCACTTGTGAGGAACGAAGGCTTTGATTTCAGCGGAATCAGGGTGCAAAAACTCTATCGCAGCCTGAGCCTGAGTAATCTGCTCTTCCCTTTCCTGCTGCTTTCCTCAACTCTTTCATCGCTCCGGATCATGCGCCAATTCAGGCCGGACGGGGTGATCTGCACCGGCGGTTTCGTTTCCGGCCCCGTCGCGCTGGCCGCCATCATCTTAAGATTACCTCTCTATTTCCATGAAAGCAACAGCTTCCCGGGCCTGACCACGCGCTGGCTGGCAAAATACACAAGGATCACTTTCATCTCCTTTGCCAAGACCGCCCAGCGCCTGCGTAAAACGAAAACCCTGAATCTGGGCATCCCCCTGGCCGAGAGGAAAACAGCAGAAGAGGTCACAGATCCATCCAAACTCGGTCTCGATCCCGCCAAACCCATACTGCTCGTGACCGGAGGCAGCCAGGGATCGCAGGCGATCAACGCCGCGGTGGCCGGAGCCTTGCCCCAAATTCTGGCCAACGGCCTGCAACTTATCTGGCAAACCGGAAAGTCCTGCTACAAGGAATATTCAGGCAAGTTCTCCAATCAGCCGGGAGTGTTCCTGTTCGATTTTTCGCCCTTGCTCGCTTCCTATTATAAACTGGCCAAACTGGCCCTCACCCGCGCCGGGGCTATGACCCTTTCTGAATTGGAGACGAACCGGTTGCCAGCCATCCTCGTGCCCTTGCCCAGCGCGGCGGAAAACCATCAGTATTACAACGCTTTGGTACAGCAGGAACGCGGCCTCGCCATCCTGCTCAAGCAAAGTGACCTCACACCGCAAAACCTGCTCGATGCAATACACGGCATCCTGGAAAAGCACGCCGGATACATTTTCCGGCTTGGGCAGCTTGCCCCCAACACCGCATCCAGTGACATCACGCGGGCGATCCTGAACGACCTGGACAAGGAGAATAACCATGCTTGGGAAAACTAA
- a CDS encoding FtsW/RodA/SpoVE family cell cycle protein — protein sequence MKKNRSAEFIISYDHLVSVSYLLLCLIGVVMILDISSIQSSLVNFYTHIVYLGISLLSVILVLYFFNLDKLRPLNPWYIYITLAILILVLVKGPDVNGATRWLKVGPIRFQPSFIARMALIFYFAGFLDKKHDKIRSANLKEFAADFAPLIVYTVFIFVLIIMEKHLSTLIIGGATLLGMLFYAGVRKRLILLVLLLGLVAGALIITRGDDFRSGRLETYKVYNLFMRNRPAPERNDDQYQVRESLTALTSGYLFGTGMARGRAKHYYLPEARTDYIYTVIGEEFGFLGAIIVLGLHALLFFRAFKIAEAQENRYYKYLCAGLAMNIFLNALVNTGVAISILPSTGNTLPFISYGGTALLVDSVSIGVILNISAKRRRM from the coding sequence ATGAAAAAGAATAGAAGCGCCGAATTCATCATCTCCTACGACCATCTGGTTTCCGTGAGCTATCTCCTGCTCTGCCTGATCGGCGTGGTCATGATCCTGGACATTTCATCCATCCAGAGTTCCCTGGTCAATTTCTACACCCACATCGTCTATTTGGGCATTTCCCTGCTCAGCGTCATCCTGGTGCTCTATTTCTTCAATTTGGACAAGCTCCGCCCCCTAAATCCATGGTATATCTACATCACCCTCGCCATCCTGATCCTCGTTCTGGTTAAAGGCCCGGACGTCAATGGCGCCACGCGGTGGCTGAAGGTTGGCCCGATCCGCTTCCAGCCGAGTTTTATAGCCAGAATGGCCTTGATCTTCTACTTCGCGGGTTTTCTGGATAAGAAACACGACAAGATCCGCAGCGCCAACCTCAAGGAATTCGCCGCCGATTTCGCACCTCTCATAGTCTACACAGTGTTCATCTTCGTCCTCATCATCATGGAAAAACACCTCAGCACCCTGATCATCGGCGGTGCCACCCTTTTGGGCATGCTGTTCTATGCCGGGGTGCGCAAGAGGCTGATCCTGCTCGTGCTGCTGCTGGGCTTGGTCGCTGGAGCGCTGATCATCACCAGGGGGGACGACTTCCGCTCCGGACGCCTCGAGACTTACAAGGTATACAACCTGTTCATGCGCAACCGGCCGGCACCCGAACGCAACGATGATCAATACCAAGTGCGCGAAAGCCTCACGGCGCTTACCAGCGGATATCTCTTCGGAACTGGAATGGCGCGCGGCCGGGCCAAGCACTATTACCTGCCCGAAGCTCGTACCGACTATATTTACACCGTCATCGGCGAGGAGTTTGGCTTTCTGGGGGCGATAATTGTCCTCGGGCTGCACGCCCTGCTCTTTTTCCGGGCCTTCAAGATCGCCGAGGCGCAGGAAAACCGCTATTACAAATACCTCTGCGCCGGCCTGGCGATGAACATCTTTCTGAACGCGCTGGTCAACACCGGCGTGGCCATCTCGATCCTGCCCTCCACCGGAAACACCCTGCCCTTCATCAGCTATGGCGGAACGGCCCTGCTGGTGGATTCTGTGTCCATCGGCGTTATCCTCAACATCAGCGCCAAACGGAGGCGGATGTGA